Below is a genomic region from Mycoplasma phocoeninasale.
TTCACTCACTTTTTCGCTAAATACTAATTCATCTTCTGGGTTTTCAAATTTCCTATAAAGTTCATACACTACTATCAAATTATTTGGTATAACTTCTTTATTTGTAATGTCTCATAGTAAATTATTTTCATCTCTTAGCTGATATTTATTACCAGAAATCACTACACTGCTATTATTTTCTAATTTGACATCATTAATAGTTGTTTTATCCTTAGCATATTCAATTGTTCAATCATTATTATGTTTATGAATATAATTTAATTTTTTGATATTAGAATCTTTAAAATCCCTTGATTTCTTTTTACTATCAATAAATATTTGAATATTTGTATATAAATTTTTATTTCTATTGTTTAAAATGACTAATTTTTCAGATGCATTTTCGGTTTTCTTAGATATTTCCAAAAATAAGTTAAAATCAAATTCGTATTTATGTCTGTTTTTTAATGAATTAATTTTTTCCTGATCTAAATTTTGATCCTCTAATCTTTTAAATTCAGCATTATATTTAGCTAAACCAAGTCCATATAAATTAATGTAATCACTAATTATTTGTTTCTTAGCTTCTCATTCATCAACGGTGATATCTTTTGTTAGATTGCCTAAAACATAATCTCTCATTTGTGACTTAGAACTCTCAAAAGTCGCATCTAATCCACTGATATAGTCAATAATATCTTTACGTTTTTTAATAAACAAATTGATTTTTTCTTCTAGGTTTTTGAAGTCTGTTCCATTATAGATAGCATTAATATAATTGCTTAAAACTTTCTTATCACGACTTATTTTTGTCTTTGAGTCATCATTTCACATGAATAAAGAGTCAGTTTCAAAATATTGTTTAATTAAAGCTCTATCAGCATTATTTTCATAAAAGTTTATTCAATTATCATAGCTTGTGACGAAGTCACGTAAAACACTCAAAAAGTTCTCATTTTCAATATTTTTCGAGTAATTATTACTATTATAAATTTGAGGAACATTTAGGTCGTATGCAAAAACTGAGCGGTCGTCAATTTTTTGATCACGATCATAGTAGAACAGTTTATCATTAATTTCATACTTATTGCCGCCGCTATTGAAAAACTCATCAACTGTTTTTTTTCATTCAGAGTCATTAACATTATCGAATTTAAATTCGACTTTTTTAGACTCATATTTTTCTTTAAGTTCTTTTTCATTTAGCAGTAGATTTTTCCAAATGTCATAACTCTGCATGAAGTCTTTAACAAGTTTTTCATTTGAAAGATATCTTTCATAAGTTCACTTACGATCGTTCATTCACTCATTCAAATCAATATCAAAACGTGAAGATGCGCCTTCAATATATTCTTTTAAAGATTTTAAAATCGTGTCCGAATTTTTTCGGAAGTTATCGCTATTATAAATTTCAGCTTTGTAGTCATTTCAATCCTTTGCGACCTTTGCTTTTGTTGCAACTCATTGGCTTTTAATGATTGGTAATGATTGATCTATTCATGACTTCTTGTAATAATTATTACCATTAATTTTAAAAGTGTCCTCACTAATGTTTAATGAATCATAGTATTGTTTAAAGTTGGCCTTAAAATTATTTAAATCGCTTTCTTGTTCAGATGTAACATCATAATTTAGTATATATACTTTATCCGTAGTATCTTTTTCTACGCCATAATCTGGAAAGATAATTTGATAATTAAGTCTTAATCAGAATCTATTATCTTTTTTAGAATTTAAATTATCATGCTTTTCAATAAATTTAACATCTTCTGCATTAAGTTGAGTTTTATCAATAGCTTCAATTTGTAACCTTTTAAAGTTATTAGTATTTAAATCATTTTTTATTAAATAAGAGTATTGAGTTTCGGCGCTTTGTGAGTTTTTTAATTTCTCCGCTCATCTTTCGACATTTGCGTCTTGAAGATCAACGTCCAAGTCATAATTATTATTTAAAATGCCTAAATAAGTGTCACGATGTTTTTCTGAGTCAGCTAAAAGTTCTTTCAGTTTGTTGATATTATTAGTATTTAAACGGTCTTGTAAGCCACTTTTAACTTTAGAATTATCTTTTAAAGGTTCAATTGTTTCTTCTATCTTAGATTTATAATTTTGAATTTTTGATTTTAGTTCTTTTAATGCACTTGAAAGATCCGAATCGTTTACTAATTCATTTTTGAATGCTTCTCTAGCGTCAACTTTGCTTTTTCCGCTAGCATTTTTTTCTTGTAAAATTAGTTCATTGATTCGTTTTTGATGTTTTTCTTCTAAACCCGCTCAGTATCCATTTTCGTTTTTCATAGATTCAACACCGCTAGCATATTCCTTATCTCAGTAGCCATCTAATTTGCCTATTTGAGTTTCATCTAAGGGCTTGCCATCTATTTCTGAATCTTTTTTTATTAATTCTGATATCTCTTCAAGGCTTGACAATTTAGCCATGATATCATTAAATAAATCTGTTTTATATTCTTCATTAAGTTTAGCAATAAGTTGATTTACTTCATTTAATCTATTTCTATAAAAATAATTAATGTTTTCATTACTGCTCAATTCATTAAAAATTCTATTTACTATTTTTTTGTTTTTTTTGTGTTTGTTATTAAGTAATAAAACAGCAGTTGTGGCTATTGATATTGCTCCAACTAATATTGCTCCTGATCACATTAATCTCTTAAATTTTGGTTTTGTCATTTATAACTCCTAATTTTTGAATTATATTTTTAACAATATTCTTTTTACGCAAGATAAAATATTTACAAATATTGTTTATTTTTTGATTGGGGATATTTAAAAAAATAAACACTAAGTAAACGTTAAAAGAAATAAACTAAAAACATAACCTATGTATTGACTCTAAATATTATTATTTATAAATAATAAATAAATAAATATTAAATTAGTAGTATATCACTAAAAAGAATTTTACTCTTAATTTTTAAGTAAAATTAACAATTTTGTTATAAAAGCATAGTAATTATAGTTATTATTTTATAATAATAAGAAATTCTTATAAAACGCCTAGATAATGATTGCAATAGATAGCTAATGAATAATCTTAAATATATCGAAAAAGTTAAAGCGTCTTTAGGAAAATAATGTTTATTTATTAATTCAGTTATTGTTTAATTTTTTTAACAATTAGTAAATATAAGAATAGTAGAAAAATTATCTAATAAGTAGTTATATCAATTTTTTTTAATATAAAATAATAGCACTTATAAAAGGAGGAGTATGTACAAAAATTTTAATGATGGAATGATTGAAATTATCACTGGTCCGATGTTTTCGGGAAAGAGTGAAGAATTACTTAAAAAAATACGAATCTTAGAATATGCCAAACTAAAACCACTTGTTATAAAACCTACTTTTGACAATAGATTCTCTGATGATAGTATTGTGAGTCGAGCAGGAACAAAGAACAAAACTTTCACAATCAAAGAACCAAAAGAAATCTACGAATTACTATTAAAAGACAAATATAAAGCGATCCTAATTGATGAAGCACACTTTTTTGATAAAAGTCTAGTAAATATTGCTGATGATCTAGCTAATAAAGGATATTTAATCATTATTGCTGGTTTGGACCAAAATTATCTTCGTGAACCTTTCGGACCAATGCCAGAATTAATGGCAATAGCCGAAAGAATTACTAAATTACAAGCAATATGCGTTAAATGCCAACACGCAGCATCAACAAGTTTTCGAATTGTAAAATCTGATAAAGAACATCTACTTGGTGATGTCTCTGAATATGAAGCCCGTTGCAGAAAATGTCACTACAGAAATATAAAATAAAAACACCGTTTAGTGTTTTTTTATTATCGTTAGTAGCCCATTGCTTCTTCATACTCTTCAAGATTACCATAAAATAAATAACTTGAATGTGGTTTTATTTCTAAAATAACTGATGCGCATTCTTTAATCATTGCACGGTTATAGGTTGTAAAAATACATGAACTTTTATATGACTTAATTGCTTCAATTAGGCTATCAATTGATTCGGAATCAAGGTGGTCAAGTGGCTGATCAAAAATTAAAAAATTACTTTCTTCTAACATTAATTTCGACATCATTAGTCGCACTTTTTCACCACCACTAGTTACAGCAACATTCTTGAAAACGCTATCATTTGAAAATAACATTCTTCCAAGAAATGCTCGCATTCTTGAATCACTATTATCTTTAGTTTCTTGAGTTGTATTATTTAGAGGCCATTTACTAATTCATTCAAGAATAGTTTCATCATTTTGGAAATATTCGCTATTATTGGTTGGGAAATAATTTGGTTTAATTGTAATTCCCCAGTTCACGGTTCCTCTAGTAGGTTGCCTTTTTCCTGCTAATATCTCTAAAAATCTAGTTTTAGCAATATCATCATTACCAATAATTACCATTTTATCATCAGCACGCAGGTTAAAAGAAACATCCTCGAATAAAACTTCGCCAGCATCATTAATATAAGTTAAATTTTCAACCGATAGTATTTGTTTTCCAGGTAAACGATTTAAATCAAATTTAATAAAAGGATATTTACGAGAAGATGGTTTAATTTCATCAATAACTAATTTATCAAGTAATTTTTTCCGACTTGTTGCTTGTTTAGATTTAGAGGCATTTGCCGAGAATCTCGCAATAAATTCTTTAAGCTTTTGGGCTTGTTCTTCTTTTCTTAAATTTTGTTTTTGTTGCATATCCAAAATTAATTGTGAAGAGGTTTTTCAAAAAGTATAATTACCTACAAATAATTTTGCCTCAGAGAAATCAATATCGACAATGTGAGTACAAATTTCATCTAAAAAATCACTGTCATGGCTAACAACAATAACAATATTATCGTAGTTAACTAAAAAGTTTTCAAGTCATTTAATTGTTTTTAAATCTAGTCTATTAGTTGGTTCATCCATAATAAGAATATCGGGGTTTCCGAATAGTGCTTTAGCTAATAGAACTTTAACTTTGTCATTTGCCTTTAAGTCAGACATTTTCATTTCCCATTTTTCAGGACCGATGCCTAAATTAGAGAGTAAAATTTGAGCATCATTTTCTGAGTTTCATCCACCCATTTCGCCATATTTTTGCTCAAGATGACTTGCCCTTTCAAAATCTTTATCAGTTGCATTTGGGTCAAGGTAGATATTATTTTTTTCAATGTTTAGATCGTATAATTCTTTATTACCCATAATTACAACTTCAGTGACAATAAAATCATCATATTCATTTTGATTTTGGCTTAGAACTGACATTCTGGCATTTTTTTCTTTGATGATTTGACCCCCCGAGGCTTCGATTTCACCGCTAATGATTTTTAAAAATGTTGATTTTCCAACACCATTTGCTCCAATGATTCCATAAACATTTCCTGGTAAAAATTTTAAATTCACATTGGTGAATAATTTTTTATCGGGAAAAATTTTACTTAAATTACTAATTTCCAACATACTTACTCTCCTTAATCTATTTTATTATTACTTGATTGAATTCGATTATCACAAGATAATATAAATATTATATTAATTTAGCAAAAAGTTCACAAACTTTAATAAAAAATGCTAGCACCAATTTCTAGCATTATTATTTTTTATTTTCAGTGAGTTTTTTCTTTAGATACAACTCTTCAATCAAACGATATTTAGTTTGATCTTCTTGGACAAAGGTTTCATTAATATTCAAGGGTTTATTGTCAATCTCATTAACAATCATTGACAAGGTATTATCTTTGAAATACACTACTCCTTTGTCAACATAATAAGTTTGTAAATGTGGAGATGATTTTGAATTTATGTAAATCATCGAAGGGATTAGTGAGGAGATAAATTGAGTGGCATTTGCCATCAATCCAACTTCACCTTCAGTTGTTCTAAAAGTGCAAATATCAGTATTAACATCAAGAAATACACCGTGTGGAGTGGTAATAATGACTCTAATCGTATTACTTGCCATTATCCTTTATAAACTACTCCAAGTTTTTTAGCTTTTTCAATGACATCATTGATGGTTCCGACATATAAAAAGGCTTCCTCAGGTAATTCATCATATTTACCACTAAGAATTTCCTTAAATGAATTAATAGTGTCTTCTAACTTGATATATTTGCCCTGAATTCCAGAGAATTTCTCAGCCACAAAAAATGGTTGAGATAAGAAATTTCTGATTCTTCTTGCTCGCGCAACAATTTTTTTGTCATCTTCACTTAATTCATGCATTCCAAGAATTGCGATAATATCTTGCAATTCCTTAAAGCGTTGTAAAATGTTCTGAACAGCTCTGGCAGTGTTATAGTGTTCTAGTCCAACAATATTTGGATCCATCATTCTTGAATTTGAACCTAATGGATCAATTGCAGGATAGATTCCTAAAGCAGCAATATCACGATCTAAAACTGTTTTGGCATCAAGGTGAGTAAAAGTTGTGGCTGGCGCTGGGTCAGTCAAGTCATCTGCTGGTACATAAACGGCTTGAACAGATGTAATGGCTCCCTTATTAGTTGATGTTATTCTTTCTTGAAGTTGACCCATTTCAACGGCTAAAGTCGGTTGATATCCAACAGCCGATGGCATACGTCCAAGTAAGGCAGAAACTTCAGATCCAGCTTGAGTAAATCTAAAAATATTATCAATAAATAGAAGAACGTCTTGCCCCATTGAGTCTCTAAAATATTCCGCCATTGTCAAAGCAGTATAAGGAGCTCTCATTCTTGCCCCTGGAGGTTCATTCATTTGTCCAAACACTAGGGCAGTCTTATCCAAAACTCCACTAGCCTTCATTTCGTGGTATAAGTCATTACCTTCACGGGTTCTTTCTCCAACCCCAGCAAAAACCGAAAGTCCACCATGCTGCTTGGCAATGTTATTAATTAGTTCTTGAATTAAAACAGTTTTGCCAACTCCCGCACCACCGAATAAACCAATTTTTCCACCTTTAATATAGGGAATTAATAGGTCAATAACCTTGATTCCGGTTTCAAAAATTTCAAGAGTAGATTTTTGTTCTTCATAGCTGGGTGCAGTGCGGTGAATTGGTAGCTTGGTAGTAAAACTTCCGCCAAGTAAATCAATTGGTTCACCAAGCACGTTAAACATTCTTGATAAAACATTTTTACCCACTGGTGCCATAATAGGTGAATTAAGATCAAGAACTTTCATTCCCCTTCTTAATCCGATTGTTAAATTCATAGCAATAGTTCGAACTGTATCATTTCCAATGTGCTGAGCTACCTCTAGAATTTGGTCACCTTGAAATTTTTCTTTTACTTCATTATCAACAATTTTTAATGCACTTAAGATTTTGGGGCTTTTACCCTCTTCGAATCTGACGTCAATAACAGAACCCAAAATTTGGGTGATAACCCCATAATTTGGTTTATTGCTCTTGCTAGAAACTATCGCTTCAGATTCGACACTATTAGTTTTTTTCCTTGGCATAATTAACCTTTCCTTTTCTAACTTGCTCCATTAACAATTTCTGTCAATTCTTGCGTAATTTTGGCTTGTCTTGAACTATTATATTCAACTTTAAGATTATCAATTAAATCTTCGGCATTGTCACTTGCTTGTTCCATTGCTGTTCTTCTTTGGCTCATTTCTGATAATTTAGAGCTTGTTAAAGCATGATACATTGACGCTTCAAAAAATAATGAGAAAGAATTTTTTAAAATTTCTTCAGGTTTTGTTTCAAAGCTCTCAGGATCAATTTTTTCAACCACATGGGATGAATTTAGCTTTAAAATTGTATCTTTTGAAATGGGGAAAATCTCTTGAACTATTGGATCTGATTTTATGGGATTTATATAATTTGTATATATTAATTTAACTGATTTAAGTAGTGAAATTTCTAATACATCATAGACTTTTTTTGATATTAGTTTAGCAATATCATATCCAGGATCATCGCCAACTTGAGTAATGGCTTGAATTATTCGAAAAGATTTATCTCTACCAATAGTACTTAGTAGTTTGCTTCCAATGACAATTACAATATCTTCTGGGTGAACTTCTCTTTTAATGGTTTTAAACATTTCCGAGTTAAATGCGCCACAAAGACCAAGATCACTACCGAAAACAATGTACAAATCACGTTTGTGGTGAAAATCTCAGGCTTTTTTATTCAGAAGTTTATCAATATCTTGCTCCGAATTTTGGATAAGATTGATAAATAATCTTTGAACATTTTGATAGTAGATATCAACATTTTCCGATTTATTTTTAATTTTTGAGAATTTTGCTGTGGCAACAAGTTGCATAGCTTTTGTTATCTTTTTAGTAGAATTAATTGAATTAATCCGATGCTTTATTTTTTGTAAGCTTTCCATGGCAATTCTGGCACTTCTGAGTAAAGATCTTTATTATAGAGTGGGATGTTTTTTACAAAATCATTATTGAACTCAATAATTTTGTTATATAGTTTTTCAATTAATTCATTATTTCAATCTTTAGCACCTTCAACGTCTCTGGCAATATTAATTGCATCAGCGTTGTTTTTGAAATAATTAATAATACTTGATACATATTTGTTTAAATGATTTTTAGGAATCACATTAATTAATCTGTATTTAGTACAGAATAGAATAAGAATTTGTTCAAATGATGAGTAAGGTGAGTATTGTGGTTGTTTTAGTAGCTCAAAAACTTTAGCACCATGATCCAGCACAATTCTTGTTGCTTGATCAAGATCGCTTCCAAACTGAGCGAAAGATAGCATTTCGTTGTATTGAGCTAGCTCTAATTTCAAACTAGAAACAATTTTTTTCATCATTTTTGTTTGCGCAGCCGATCCTACCCGGCTAACTGAATATCCAATGTCAATTGCTGGTCTTTGTCCAGAGTTAAATAGTGATTCTTTGGTAAATATTTGTCCATCAGTAATTGAAATAACATTAGTAGGAATATATGCCGCAATGTCTTCAGCTTGAGTTTCGATAATTGGTAAGGCAGTAATTGACCCGCCACCATTACTTGCATTTAAACGGGCAGCTCTTTCTAGCAGCTGTGAATGTAGATAGAAAACGTCACCTGGGTATGCTTCACGTCCTGGTGGTCTTCTTAGTAGAAGTGATAGTGTCCGATAAGCAACAGCATGTTTTGAAAGGTCATCATAGACAATTAGAACATCTCGACCCTTAGACATTCATTCCTCAGCAATGGTAACTCCAGTATATGGAGCAACATATTGAAGCGGAGCACTTTCAGCTGCAGAAGCAGCAATAATTGTTGTATACTTAAGTGCTTCATGCTTATCAAGCTGGTCAACTATTTGAGTGATTGTCGAATTCTTTTGTCCAATAGCGACATAAATACAGTAAACATTTTTATCTTTTTGGTTAAGAATTGTATCAATTGCAATCGCAGTTTTTCCAGTTTGACGGTCACCGATAATTAGCTCTCTTTGCCCTTTTCCAATTGGAATCATCGCGTCAATTGCTAAAATTCCGGTTTGAAGTGATTCAGTTACTTCTTGACGTGTCATAACACCAGGCGCAATTTTGAATATTGGGCGTCTTATTTCATATGCTATTTCTCCTTTTCCATCAATAGGTTCTGCTAAAGCATTTACCACTCTTCCTAAAAGTTTATCGCCAACAGGAGAAGAAATAACTTCTTTAGTTCTAGTAACTAAGCTATTTTCAACAATGTTTCGGTCATCTCCCATAACAACAATTCCAACTAAATCTTCTTCGAGATTTAAGGCCATACCAAATATTCCACATTCGAACTTAACAAGTTCACCATGTTCTACATTAGTCAATCCACTAACTAAAGCAATTCCATCTCCAACAGTAATGACCTTACCAATCTGTTCATATGAAATATCTTGGCTAAAATTTTTAATCTGAGATTTGATAATAGCTGATAAATCAGTTGGTTTTAATGGCATATTTTCTCCTTTCGTTTAATTAATTTGTTTTTTAATTTTATTTAATTGACCAAAGACAGAGTTATCAATTAAGAAGTCGTCAACTTTGATCTTAATTCCACCAATAATTTCTGGTGTTACTTCATTTATAAGATGAACATTTGAGTTTAATTTTTTTGAAATTTTACTTTCAAATTTTTTGATTTCAGCAGCAGTTAGTGCTTTAACGGTAAAAATCGTCCCGTATTTAATATTTAATTTTTCATTTGCTAGCTCAACAAATTTATTAAAAATTTCAATTAAGTATTTTATTGTATGTTGCTTTGATGCTAGTTTAATGGTATTAATTAAATATTCATGATAGTTACCAAATGCCTTATCAATCATTTTAAATTTTTCAATATCATTAATATCATATGAATTTAAAAATGACAAATATGCTTTATTTTTTTTAACAATTTTAACAATTTCGGCAGCTTGATTAGCTATCTCTGGTAAATTATTGCTGTTTCTTGCCAGATCAAATAGCGCAAATGATCAATTGTAAATTAGTTCATTTAAATTAGTCATAATCTACTTTTCATCTAAGACATCTTTAATCATTTTGAGGTTGTCTTTATTTTTAATCTCTCTACCTAAAATTTTTTCTGATAGTGCTACAGCACTTTCGATAATTAGCTTCTTTTGATTTTTTTCAAATTCGGATTGTTTTTTATTGATCAAAATGTCAGCTTGCGAAATAATTATTTCTGCTTTTCGTTTGGCTTGCATCGTACTATTATCAATAATTTTTTCACCCTCAATCTTAGCAAGTGAAATGATGTTATTAGCTTGTAAGTCAGCATCAATAATTTTTTTATCGTTTTCTTCACGAATTTTTAAAGCATCTTCTTTTGCCTTGATTGAGTCATCGATGTTATTTTGAATAAATTTTTGACGCTTTTGAACCATCTTTTTAAGTGGTTTATAAACTAAAAAAGTAATTATTAAAACAATAATGCATAATGTAATTAATGAAAATACAAAATATGGTCAATTAAAACTCAAGCCAGAAAATGCTTTGTTTAATTCCTCACTTACATCAGCTTCTCTAATTTTGGAATAGTTAAATAATAATTTTTCCATGTTATACGAAAATTAGTAATAAAGCAATAATTAAACAATAGATTGAAGCAGTTTCAACAATTGCCAGTCCCAAAATTAAAACACCACGTACTTTAGAAGCTGATTCTGGGTTTTTTCCTATCGCTTCACAGGCTTTAGCAACAGCCATACCTTGTCCAATTGAAACAAGACCAGCTCCAGCAATGGCAAGACCAGCTCCTAGCATTGTTAGTCCATAGGCAAATGGATAATTAAGGCCACTACCAGCATTTGCTTTATCTTGATCAAAAGCGTTGATTAATAGGTTAAGTTTTTCATTCATGTTTTTCTTCTCCTTTAAGTTGTTATATTTATTTTATTATCAATGTCAAGTTGATTTCCCTGATCATTATTTTCTACAATTAATTCTTTTAGCTCTTTAATTTTTTTCTTATGTTTTTCTTTTACTTCAACTTCGGAAGCCTCTTGTCAGTATGATATTGTTAGTATCATAAATACACCAGCTTGAATTAAGTCATCAAATAAATCAAAATATAAATTAAATGATGGCAGTATTAGTACTCCAAATGGATTAATTTGAGCGGCAGCTGAATCTGAAGGTACTCCTAAAATTTTTGATCAGATATTATTTAGGAAAAGACTTGATAGTGTTATCAGTACAAGACCACCTAAAATGTTCCCGAACATACGGAAAGTTAAACTAATAACTGGTGATATTGTTGAAACTATTTCTAATGGGTTTAGCAATTTTAGCAAGTGTTTAAACTTGTTATAGATGAAACCAACCATCAATGTCCCAACCCATGTAACTGCTGTAGCTGCTAAAACCGCAGAGATACTTGAACCAATAGGGGCAAAGCCAAATAATGAAACAATATTTCCAAAAAAGAAAAAGATAAATAATGAAATCAAATAAGGATTTGCGCGATCAAATTTTCTTTCATGGGTTTCACTAATGAAATTGTCACTCGAAATAATTAGTGTCTCAACTAACATAAGTGGAGCATTTGGAGCTTTAATCGTTTTTTGACGACGAACAGCAATATAAATTAATACTGATAGCACTAATGTAATAAAAATTAAAACAATCATACTAAATATTAAATTATCATTAGCATAAGCTTTGCCTTTTTCGGGAGCTCCTCATCAATTAAGTTTGAGTATTTTGTCCATATCCCCCCTTTCCAAGAATTTGTTTATTTTTAAAATATTCAATTAACACAGTAGTGATAGATTGAATCATAAAAATTAAATATGGGGTAACAATCGTAAAGATATTAAAAGGTTGCTGTCCAACACTTATTCACCCATACTTTACTTTGAATAGATAGTTAAAGATTGCAAATAAGATAATTACTAAAAAATTACAAAACTCTATAATTAAAAAAAGCACGACGCCTAATGTCCTAATTTTTCTAATTCGCTTTTGTGGTTTTTTTGTCGATATTACTTTAATGGGTACATAAATCGAAACCAAGAACAAACAAAAACTAATTATCCCAACAATATGGCCTAATGCTAAATCATATCTTATAAATGAAAATGCCAAATACATCATCATCATTGCGGCATTAAGTGTGATATTGATTATTCAAAATCTTCTATTCAATATTTCTTTCATTTTACTTAAATCGGTTAATCAAATAACCATAATTATTATATGCCTTTTTTGGATAATGGTAAATAATTATAATTTTTTACAAATTCAAAATTTGGTAGCTAATTTTTGTATGTTAATTTCTTTAATTTAAGTTAAAAAAGCTATGGCATTTTCAAAAATTATTATTAATTTATCACTTGAATAGTTAGAGTGCTAAAAAAGTGCTATAATGTTTTTAGAAAATGATTTAAGGAGGAAGCATGCAAGCATCATTTACACCAAATGAACAAAATAAAAACCCACTAAAAGCCTATGGAAGGGATCTAACTGAGCTAGCACAACAAAACAAACTAGAACCAGTTATTAATCGCGACGAAGAAATTCGCTCACTCGTTAGAATCTTAAGTCGCAAGACAAAAAATAACCCTGTCCTAGTGGGTGAACCAGGAACCGGAAAAACCGCAATTGTTGAAGGATTAGCACGTAAAATTGTTGAAAATCAAGTACCAGAAAACCTAAAAAATAAACAAGTAGTTGAAATTGATTTGGCCTCTTTAGTTGCAGGAACACAATATCGTGGTCAATTTGAAGAGAGATTAAAGTCATTAGTTAAAGAAGTTGAAAAATCTAATGGGGAAATAATTTTATTCATTGATGAAATTCATACCATTGTCGGTGCTGGTGCTACTGGTGAGGGAAGTATGGATGCAGCCAATATTCTAAAACCAATGATGGCAAGAGGACAACTTCACCTAATTGGGGCAACAACATTAGA
It encodes:
- a CDS encoding ATP synthase F0 subunit B translates to MEKLLFNYSKIREADVSEELNKAFSGLSFNWPYFVFSLITLCIIVLIITFLVYKPLKKMVQKRQKFIQNNIDDSIKAKEDALKIREENDKKIIDADLQANNIISLAKIEGEKIIDNSTMQAKRKAEIIISQADILINKKQSEFEKNQKKLIIESAVALSEKILGREIKNKDNLKMIKDVLDEK
- a CDS encoding F0F1 ATP synthase subunit C, yielding MNEKLNLLINAFDQDKANAGSGLNYPFAYGLTMLGAGLAIAGAGLVSIGQGMAVAKACEAIGKNPESASKVRGVLILGLAIVETASIYCLIIALLLIFV
- a CDS encoding F0F1 ATP synthase subunit A, yielding MDKILKLNWWGAPEKGKAYANDNLIFSMIVLIFITLVLSVLIYIAVRRQKTIKAPNAPLMLVETLIISSDNFISETHERKFDRANPYLISLFIFFFFGNIVSLFGFAPIGSSISAVLAATAVTWVGTLMVGFIYNKFKHLLKLLNPLEIVSTISPVISLTFRMFGNILGGLVLITLSSLFLNNIWSKILGVPSDSAAAQINPFGVLILPSFNLYFDLFDDLIQAGVFMILTISYWQEASEVEVKEKHKKKIKELKELIVENNDQGNQLDIDNKINITT